TTTTCTCTGCAGACTCCACCTCCTCCACATCCCCTAAAAGACAAGCGGGTTTGTATAGTCAGACAGTAACCGAGGAAAAACTCCAGACCCTGGTTATAAGTGACAGCTTTTTACAGTGGCTTTGAAAATGGCCCAATGTAACCACTACTGTAAAGTCACTCCCACAACAAACTCTAATAACACCAGCAACAAAAAAACTCAATTCGCTAGGTGTTCCCCGCTCGTCTGTTGGTTGCCATTTGTTGAAGGATATTTTGTCCGATTCCACATTTGTCCGATTCGGAACCAATCAGCAGTTGTTGGTGTTGATTGACCAATGTGCCTTCATTTCCAACAAGGTGAGCAGAGTTCTATAGCAACCCACCTGCCAGGTTGCGTAGATGGCTGGCCAACAGAGAGATGGGTCCAGTGAAGGGAATGGCCTGAGTCTGCTTCACTGTGCTCATGGCCAGGTCTGTATagtctggagacagagagaggagaggagagctcatACACACGGTAGTACACACTCGTGTGGAGACACACGGACGGACgcacacacgtagacacacagTCAGAGAGTGAATCAGTACTGACTGGACAGATCTGAGGGGGTGAGGATGTGATAGCTGAAGTTGCGTTTGACCAGGATCCCAGACACCCTCTGACCCTGCTGACACTTCTTATCAGCCAGGGAGCCCATCACCTATGGCACAGAACAGCAACagtcagtatacacacacacaccacaacaagtGTTTGGAAGACACAAACCGCCTCAGTTGTACACACTAAAAAATCTTCGATAATTCCGCTTGATGCCAATGGATAAATTGATGGGCCATAGAATATCATCAATAGTTACTGTCTGTAACTCAATTCAGTCTAATTCTCCCAATAAATGATATTACAGTAGGAGACGGCTAGAGAGTGGAGGATGGGCTCACCTTAGCCAGCTTCTCTCCTCTGAAGTTTAATGTGACGGCCTCAGTGTTCCGGGGGTTGTGCACCTCGATGTGGACCTCATCATTGTCCTCGTACTCCCTGATCAGAGCGGCTTTCAGACGGGCCATCTCATTCTGCTCCCCGTGCACCAGGATCTGCAGGTGAGACAAAGAAATACGTCACACGAGCAGGCTCAAGTCATTGATGTATAACAGGGGGAAAAAACAGAGGCCCAAGCACACTTCCTTGTGGAACTGTGTCCCGTTGGCATTTACCATTTGATTACGGCCTGTAAGATAACATCTGACTCATTTAATGGCCGACGGAGTGTGTCTATTTACCACATGAGGGGGTTTGAGAGCCCTGATGAACTCGCTGGTCTGCTGGTAGTCAGTGTGCGCTGAGAAAGAGATGTAGTCCACAGACATCTTCAGCTGCAGCTTCTGGCCTGACATGGTGGTGATCTCCTCTGGCTCTGACATAATGTGCTGAGGATAGAGTCACAGAGGAACAGTCAGCTCACACACAGAGTAATGAATCTTAGCATGGCTGGAAATGACTTGATTAAAAAACAATTGTGTTCATGTTTAACTGTCATTTGACGACGAGAAAAAATATTTGATCACAACAAAGCTTGGCTTGCATTAAGACCCCGCTGTAGGATTCCTTTGGCTGTGATGACTTAGAGTAACTAAGAAATGTCTTAAGAAGGGTTGAAGACCGAGCCCCACCTTGGCGAGGGTACCCTCCACAGAGTAGCCGGCGATGATGACGCCGTTCCTCTTATCGGTGCACCAGCTCTCAAACAGCTCTCTTGACAGACCGCTTTGCATCATACCTGGAGAGGCCATCACCACACTGGGCCCGATGTCATCAAAGTGGTCCATGCTCTGGTAGAGAGTGGTACAGCAGAGTTAGCATGGGCCGAGGGACACAGCAGGTGCCTATTCATTAGAGCACACCGTAGTAAAACTTGTTGAAAAGGAAATGAAAAggagcgtttcttattggacaagttcaggtagtcacTCCCTGTTTCAGCCTGTTTTCTACTTTTTGGTGCCCAATAAACGGTACAAAAATTGTATTGAAAAATGCCACTACCAAACATTCATCTGATGAACGTCACCCACCTTGAGGTTGCTGATGTGCTTGAAGACGAAGGGGTTGTTGACGTTAATGGCCTTGCGGATCTTGTCGTTCATAGCGTTGACGTAGGTCTGGTAGACGGCCATGCACTTCTTGGCCAGAGACGACGCGTAGTAGATGGGAATGTCATGGAGCTCTGGGTGGTTCTGCCAGTACTCGTCTGAAACACACGCAGAAgcacataaccacacacacattagggaagggttgtgttcattagagcACGCAACAGAAAACGTTTTAAAACAAGTTTCTGATTGGATAAGGCCAAACACACACGCAGAggcacacgcccacacacacattaGAGAAGGGCTGTGTTCATTAGAGCACGCAACAGAAAGCGTTTTAAAACAAGTTTCTGATTGGATTAGACCAAGTGACTGTTGGTTCCTAATGAACACTTCCATGAATGAGAGTCACTGGATACCTGCTCTAAAAGCAAGCTGAAGAGGGAATCGGTTGGAGTTTCTCACCCAGGATGAGCAGCAGTTCCTGGGCTCGGCCCAAGGCGAACACGGGGATGAGACAGCGGCCCTCTCTGTTGACGATGTCATGGATTGTGTTGCAGAACCGGGCCTCCCGCTCCTCCCTCTTCTCATGGATATGTGTTCCATACGTGGACTCCTGAGGACAGAGAGCAATACACATCAAATCCTCATGTTAAGGAAAACAAGATCACACGAGAACGCTGCTTTTTTTGTGGTTGTGATTAGGCTGGGTTGCCGTAAAGCACCATGTGACGACTGCTGATTTAAATGAATTTGATTGCCTGATTGATTGTAGTTGTGTTTAGTGTTGTATGTTACGATTAGCGGGGACTCACAGTAATGAGGATGTCAGGCTTGACGCTGGGGATCTCTGCTGCCATCAGATGCCTGTCTTCCTGTCGGGAAAAGTCACCTGTGTAGAGGATCTATGGACAGAGACACACCCAAAGGAACACGGATAACAGGAGACAGGTTAGATAAAACCTACAATTTTAAGAGACAGCAGCAAAGTAAATAGACAAAATGTATTTCCGTTTCAAAGAATTATTCACTCATGTAATTGTACGGGAACATTTGTCCAGCATATGGGCGCCACCTACTGGCCACAGTAAACAATACAATCtgtatacggtgcattcggaaagtattcagaccccttcacttttccacattttgttacgttacagccttattctaaaatgtattaattgttttcctcattaatctacacacaataccccagaattgtttgaaaatgtattacaaataaaaacattcataccttatttacataagtattcagatccttggCTATTAGACTTGGaattgagctaaggtgcatcctgttcccattgatcctccttgatatgtttctacaacttgattggacatgatttggaaaggcacacacctgtctatattgattattatattattattattatattgttgacagtgcatgtcagagcaaaaaccaagccacgaggttgaaggaattgtctgtagagctccaagacaggattgtgttgagccacagatctggggaagggtaacaaaaaatatctgcatcattgaaggtccccaagaacacagtggcctccatcattcttaaatggaagaagtttggaaccaccaagactcttcctagagctggctgcccggctaaactgagcaatccggggagaagggccttggacagggaggtgaccaagaacccaatggtcactctgacaaagctccagagtccctctgtggaaaccttccagaaggtctgatgaaaccaagattgaactctttggcctgaatgccaagtgtcacatctggaggaaacctggcacgatccctacggtgaagcaaggtggtggcagcatcataggtggggatgtttttcagcggcaaggactgggagactagtcaggatcaagggaaagatgaacggagcaaagtacagagagatccttgatgaaaacatgctccagagcgctcaggacctcagactgggccaacggatcacattccaacaggacaacgcaggagtggcttcggtacaagtctctgaatggcctTGAGTggacagccagagcccggatttgaacccgatcgaacatctctggagacctgaaaatagctgtgcagcgacgctccccatccaacctgacataggttgagaggatatgcagagaatgggagaaacgccCCAAAttaaggtgtgccaagcttgtagcgacataccctcgaggctgtaatcgctgccaaaggtgcctcaacaaagtactgagtaaagggtctgaatacccaTATAAAATGTGATGTTTCCTTTTTTATTTCGCATATATTCACAAAAAAaagtctaaaaaactgtttttgctttgtcattatggggtatttatttaacccattttagaataaggttgtaacgtaacaaaagtcaaagggtctgaatactttccgaatgcactgtgatGCTTTGGGGAGACGTTGATGAAAGTCTATAAAGGCGCCTCTACAAAAACAAGGTGCAGATGAGGAGatattcaaataaaatcaaaaacCGGGAGAGAACAGAATTTCTGGG
This region of Salvelinus alpinus chromosome 8, SLU_Salpinus.1, whole genome shotgun sequence genomic DNA includes:
- the cpsf3 gene encoding cleavage and polyadenylation specificity factor subunit 3, with translation MAAKRKADLSVPAEESDQLLIRPLGAGQEVGRSCIILEFKGRKIMLDCGIHPGLEGMDALPYIDLIDPAEIDLLLISHFHLDHCGALPWFLQKTSFKGRTFMTHATKAIYRWLLSDYVKVSNISADDMLYTETDLEESMDKIETINFHEVKEVAGIKFWCYHAGHVLGAAMFMIEIAGVKILYTGDFSRQEDRHLMAAEIPSVKPDILITESTYGTHIHEKREEREARFCNTIHDIVNREGRCLIPVFALGRAQELLLILDEYWQNHPELHDIPIYYASSLAKKCMAVYQTYVNAMNDKIRKAINVNNPFVFKHISNLKSMDHFDDIGPSVVMASPGMMQSGLSRELFESWCTDKRNGVIIAGYSVEGTLAKHIMSEPEEITTMSGQKLQLKMSVDYISFSAHTDYQQTSEFIRALKPPHVILVHGEQNEMARLKAALIREYEDNDEVHIEVHNPRNTEAVTLNFRGEKLAKVMGSLADKKCQQGQRVSGILVKRNFSYHILTPSDLSNYTDLAMSTVKQTQAIPFTGPISLLASHLRNLAGDVEEVESAEKITLRIFKNVTLVHEAGMVVLEWIANPLNDMYADAVTTVVLEVQSNPKAQKVMEHKKEGIDLDVFQQRLEIMLLDMFGEDCVDFKDNKNLTVTVDGNTAFICPETRTVQYEEGSAEDETLREMVELAVQRLYDALNPAI